One stretch of Eriocheir sinensis breed Jianghai 21 unplaced genomic scaffold, ASM2467909v1 Scaffold379, whole genome shotgun sequence DNA includes these proteins:
- the LOC126991996 gene encoding uncharacterized protein LOC126991996, with protein MSLYIHDLPHKPTSSNVAATHFLKMDRSLYHHHLKIFTDGSHSPSPPSTASAIYDPSTSTCRTWRLPPETDVLTAELYALHQAIAYLHTTHTKGKAVIYTDSLSSLHLLRSRHPTSSTALAHTIQRALLLLTSEGWEVTLQWVPSHSGIRGNTIADAAVKMALAEVNITPLPLPLSTAKCLISRTSWDDTLANTLRTTTMGQYRTNSSPQPWVRKKSRVLDVALTRLRLGHTRLGAHLHRLRLVPDPHCPWCRTVEDTIEHLLLHCPRHHSQRVLLRHQLRALDVPTFDLPTLLAAAGVHPSRQEAVTRLTCAFLRKTGQLTRL; from the coding sequence ATGTCCCTGTACATCCACGACCTCCCACACAAACCAACCTCCAGCAACGTGGCGGCCACACACTTCCTCAAGATGGACAGgtccctctaccaccaccacttgaaAATCTTCACCGATGGCTCCCACTCCCCATCTCCACCCTCCACTGCCTCAGCCATATATGACCCCAGCACCAGCACCTGCAGGACGTGGAGACTACCCCCAGAGACAGACGTCCTGACGGCTGAGCTCTACGCCCTGCACCAGGCCATCGCATACCTTCACACTACCCATACCAAGGGCAAGGCTGTCATTTACACtgactccctctcctcactccacctcctccgctcCCGCCACCCAACATCATCGACGGCCCTAGCCCACACCATCCAGcgagccctcctcctcctgacatccGAGGGGTGGGAGGTCACCCTGCAGTGGGTGCCCTCGCACTCCGGCATACGAGGCAACACTATAGCAGACGCCGCCGTCAAGATGGCCCTTGCGGAGGTAAACATCACGCCGCTCCCACTACCACTCTCCACAGCCAAATGCCTTATCTCCCGCACCTCCTGGGATGACACGCTCGCCAACACCCTCCGCACCACAACCATGGGCCAataccgcaccaactcctccccacagccgtgggtgagAAAAAAATCccgcgtcctagacgtggccttgacgcgcctccgcctgggccacacacgtctcggcgctcacctccaccgcctgcgcctcgtccccgaccctcactgcccctggtgcaggaccgtcgaggacaccattgagcacctgctgctgcactgcccacgccaccactcccagcgagtgttgctccgacaccaactccgcgccctggacgtgcccacctttgacctgcccacgctgctggcggcggcaggagtCCACCCATCACGACAGGAAGCTGTcacccgcctcacctgcgccttcctcaggaagacggggcagctgacgcgcctgtga